A DNA window from Equus przewalskii isolate Varuska chromosome 12, EquPr2, whole genome shotgun sequence contains the following coding sequences:
- the LOC103561889 gene encoding olfactory receptor 2AE1-like, protein MSHSRCEPRGQGSRRITLTGTEKGEMWQRNQTSLADFILEGLFDDSLTHLFLFSLTMVVFLIAVSGNTLTILLICADPQLHTPMYFLLSQLSLMDLMHVSTTIPKMATNYLSGKKSITFVGCVTQHFLYLSVGGAECLLLALMSYDRYVAICHPLRYTVLMNRRVGLMMAVVSWLGASINSLIYTAMLMQYPFCGPRNIRHFYCEFPAVVKLVCGDITVYENTVFISSVLLLLLPIFLVSTSYAFILHSVIQMRSAGSKRNAFATCSSHFIVVSLWFGACMFSYMRPRSRRTPLQDKVGSVFYSIITPTLNPLIYTLQNKDVAKALRRVLGRDVITQRQQLQLS, encoded by the coding sequence GGACTGAGAAAGGGGAGATGTGGCAGAGGAATCAGACCTCTCTAGCAGACTTCATCCTTGAAGGCCTCTTTGATGATTCCCTcacccatctttttcttttctccttgaccATGGTGGTCTTCCTGATTGCGGTGAGTGGCAACACCCTCACCATTCTCCTCATCTGTGCTGATCCCCAGCTTCATACACCCATGTACTTCCTGCTCAGCCAGCTCTCCCTCATGGATCTGATGCATGTCTCCACAACCATCCCCAAGATGGCTACCAACTACCTATCTGGCAAGAAGTCCATCACCTTTGTGGGCTGTGTGACCCAGCACTTCCTCTATTTGTCTGTGGGTGGTGCTGAGTGTCTTCTCCTAGCTCTCATGTCCTATGACCGCTACGTTGCCATTTGTCATCCACTGCGTTACACTGTTCTCATGAACAGAAGGGTGGGACTGATGATGGCTGTTGTGTCATGGTTGGGAGCATCCATAAACTCACTAATTTATACCGCAATGTTGATGCAGTACCCTTTTTGTGGTCCTCGAAATATCCGCCACTTCTACTGTGAGTTTCCAGCAGTTGTGAAGTTGGTATGTGGAGACATTACTGTTTATGAGAATACAGTATTCATCAGCAGTGTCctacttctcctcctccccatcttcctTGTTTCTACATCTTATGCCTTCATTCTCCACAGTGTCATTCAGATGCGTTCAGCTGGGAGTAAGAGAAATGCCTTTGCCACTTGTAGCTCTCACTTCATTGTGGTTTCCCTCTGGTTTGGTGCCTGCATGTTCTCATATATGAGGCCCAGGTCCAGGCGCACTCCATTACAAGATAAAGTTGGATCTGTGTTCTATAGCATCATTACTCCCACACTGAATCCTTTAATTTATACTCTTCAGAATAAAGATGTAGCTAAGGCTCTGAGGAGAGTGCTGGGGAGAGATGTTATCACTCAAAGACAGCAATTGCAGTTGTCCTGA